One window from the genome of Gadus macrocephalus chromosome 7, ASM3116895v1 encodes:
- the LOC132461836 gene encoding LOW QUALITY PROTEIN: zinc finger and BTB domain-containing protein 21-like (The sequence of the model RefSeq protein was modified relative to this genomic sequence to represent the inferred CDS: inserted 5 bases in 3 codons), translating to MMATLVHYNNLLHGPSVLGVLNEQRLSGQMCDXVLVVGDQRYQAHRSVLAASSEYFQSLFTRTEADAPKVVHLDICEADAFEEVLNYMXSSSLLVDKGSLAAIQELGYSLGIPFLPHVSYCVSRKRLSLSEEDETDSQTRSVIVMTPRSTQQEAPQPPTHHNPQPVNSKATGTSDDAERKPVFPYSSTLKGNSSLSVSTMIRPQLSFSVSFSDMQVQYIRSQPGCEMGIKDEDPVYHGRGAYHGQPGVHSQTIDRSGPFIESLLCRSLSMDSTVPVFSPTLELHGCDQYVVKXQTLTGTDTSVHNSISDTSPSPLVLRTMYPGGYDEHATQVDDEVCVKAEASSPLGDPLEVLRITIGDTLPVNLKRFQPNIEQGPRAGFDNFGKRKGRADNRRCPFKKSRGLMNIIPLKTSVASATKPSGQTFAFGVTSSPTCLPERTPGPKKSIDARHRLPRRRP from the exons ATGATGGCTACCCTAGTGCATTACAACAACCTCCTCCACGGGCCTTCTGTGTTGGGGGTGCTCAACGAGCAGCGCCTGAGCGGCCAGATGTGTG acgtgctggtggtgggggaccaGAGGTACCAGGCCCACCGGAGTGTCCTGGCAGCCAGCAGTGAGTATTTCCAGTCTCTGTTCACACGGACGGAAGCGGATGCCCCGAAGGTGGTCCACCTGGATATCTGTGAAGCGGATGCCTTTGAGGAAGTGCTGAACTACAT TTCCTCCTCGCTCTTGGTGGACAAGGGCAGCCTGGCAGCCATACAGGAGCTGGGCTACAGCTTAGGAATCCCCTTCCTGCCTCATGTGTCCTATTGTGTCTCCAGAAAGAGGCTTTCCTTATCAGAGGAGGATGAGACCGACAGTCAGACAAGGAGCGTCATTGTGATGACGCCCAGATCCACTCAGCAAGAAGCGCCTCAGCCTCCCACGCATCACAATCCTCAACCTGTCAATTCAAAGGCAACAGGAACAAGTGACGATGCCGAGCGCAAGCCCGTCTTTCCATACAGTTCCACATTGAAGGGCAACAGTTCACTGTCAGTGTCCACCATGATCAGGCCGCAGCTCTCATTCTCTGTGTCTTTCAGCGACATGCAAGTCCAGTATATTAGGTCCCAGCCCGGCTGCGAGATGGGCATTAAAGACGAGGATCCCGTTTACCACGGCCGAGGTGCTTATCACGGTCAGCCGGGTGTACACAGCCAGACCATCGACCGAAGCGGGCCGTTCATTGAAAGCCTCCTGTGTCGATCGTTGTCCATGGACAGCACCGTTCCAGTGTTCTCACCGACGCTGGAGCTGCACGGCTGCGATCAGTACGTCGTCAA TCAGACATTGACGGGGACGGATACGTCCGTCCACAACAGTATTTCCGACACATCGCCGTCACCGCTCGTTCTCAGGACGATGTACCCTGGCGGGTACGATGAACATGCCACTCAGGTAGACGATGAGGTCTGCGTGAAGGCCGAGGCCAGCAGCCCTCTGGGGGACCCCCTGGAGGTTCTTCGGATCACCATCGGAGACACGTTGCCAGTAAACCTAAAACGTTTCCAACCAAATATCGAACAGGGGCCCCGGGCGGGCTTTGATAACTTTggaaagagaaaggggagggcaGACAACAGGAGATGTCCCTTCAAAAAGTCCAGAGGGTTGATGAACATTATCCCACTGAAAACATCTGTCGCCTCTGCAACAAAGCCTTCAGGACAAACTTTTGCCTTTGGAGTCACTTCCAGTCCCACATGTCTACCGGAGAGGACGCCGGGGCCAAAGAAGTCGATAGACGCACGCCATCGCCTTCCCCGTCGCCGCCCCTGA